The following proteins come from a genomic window of Nicotiana tomentosiformis chromosome 12, ASM39032v3, whole genome shotgun sequence:
- the LOC138902298 gene encoding uncharacterized protein, producing the protein MTGMPWFADLANYLVSGIVLNEFYSNQRNKLERDFLDYYWDEQYLFRICTDGVIRQCVPEEEQMGILESFHSSTYGGHHIGDITATKVLSCGFYWPTLYKDASDLVKRCDECQRAGGISKKN; encoded by the coding sequence atgaccgggatgccatggttcgctgacttagccaattatcttgtgagtggtattgtactgAATGAGTTCTATTCAAACCAAAGGAATAAGCTCGAACGGGATttccttgactattattgggatgagcagTATCTCTTCCgaatttgtaccgatggtgtgattcgacaatgtgtgccggaggaggaacaaatggGAATTCTTGAGTCTTTCCACTCTTCaacatatggtggtcaccatatTGGAGATATAACGgcaacaaaagtgttgagttgtggattctattggcctactctttacaaggatgctagcgatctcgtcaagcgttgtgatgaatgtcaaagggccggtgggatttctaagaagaATTAG